A portion of the Chondrinema litorale genome contains these proteins:
- a CDS encoding FtsB family cell division protein yields the protein MQEQPFLQKILKIVTNIYFLTGVTFLIWMLFFDSNSVMSNYKKNQKIEDLKLEEAYYQNQILEIEENMNELSSSAKQLEKFAREKYMFKKKGEDIYLIEE from the coding sequence ATGCAAGAGCAGCCTTTTCTTCAAAAAATTCTGAAAATAGTAACTAATATTTACTTCTTAACAGGAGTTACTTTTCTTATCTGGATGCTGTTTTTTGATAGCAACAGTGTTATGAGTAACTATAAAAAGAATCAAAAAATTGAAGATTTAAAGTTGGAAGAAGCTTACTACCAGAATCAGATATTAGAAATTGAAGAAAACATGAATGAGCTTTCGAGTAGTGCCAAACAACTTGAGAAATTCGCAAGAGAAAAATATATGTTTAAAAAGAAAGGAGAAGATATCTATCTTATCGAAGAATAA
- the crtD gene encoding 1-hydroxycarotenoid 3,4-desaturase CrtD → MNQKTGKKVTVIGSGIAGLATSVRLAIKGYQVSVYEANSYAGGKLSEIVQDGYRFDAGPSLFTMPHFVTELFELAGKNPQAYFQYEKLPIVCKYLYEDGSSFTSYTNRNALIKEFTNKFNEDEQSVEKYLKKSKEIYQITEDVFLNKSLHLLSTYINKGTLKSMMQLYKIQIFESMHQANSRYFTNEKSIQFFDRFATYNGSNPYKAPATLNVIPYLENDIGAFFPKGGMHSITLSIYKLAKSLGVEFHFNCRVDEILMQGNKANGILVDGEKIAADLVISNMDMVNTYRKLLTKHKAPETLLKQQKSSSALIFYWGIKKTFPELDLHNIFFSKNYKKEFELIEEGKEIYHDPTVYVNISSKYKADDAPANSENWFTMINVPNNQGQNWNQLIDKAKAAILEKISKTLQTDIAQYIETEAILDPVLIEEKTSSAQGALYGNSSNTTMAAFLRHPNFSRRYKHLYFCGGSVHPGGGIPLCLLSAKITADVIEKFE, encoded by the coding sequence ATGAATCAAAAAACAGGGAAAAAAGTAACTGTAATAGGAAGCGGAATAGCCGGCCTCGCCACTTCAGTTAGACTAGCAATTAAAGGATATCAGGTTTCAGTTTACGAAGCCAATAGCTATGCAGGTGGTAAACTTTCTGAGATCGTTCAAGATGGTTATCGATTCGATGCTGGCCCATCTTTGTTTACCATGCCCCATTTTGTTACAGAACTTTTTGAACTAGCAGGCAAAAACCCACAAGCATATTTCCAATACGAAAAGCTACCCATTGTTTGTAAATACTTGTATGAAGATGGCTCCTCTTTTACTTCTTATACAAATAGAAATGCCTTAATAAAGGAGTTTACAAACAAGTTTAATGAAGATGAGCAAAGTGTTGAGAAGTATCTAAAAAAAAGCAAAGAGATTTATCAGATTACAGAAGATGTATTTTTGAATAAATCTCTCCATTTGCTTTCTACCTATATTAATAAAGGCACACTTAAATCAATGATGCAGCTTTACAAAATTCAGATTTTTGAAAGCATGCATCAGGCAAATAGCAGATATTTTACAAATGAAAAAAGCATCCAGTTTTTCGATCGCTTTGCCACATACAATGGCTCAAATCCTTATAAAGCCCCTGCTACACTTAATGTAATTCCCTATCTGGAAAATGATATTGGTGCATTTTTCCCTAAAGGTGGTATGCATAGCATTACCCTAAGTATTTATAAGTTAGCAAAGTCGCTTGGTGTTGAGTTTCATTTTAATTGCCGAGTAGATGAAATACTAATGCAAGGGAATAAGGCAAATGGTATCTTGGTAGATGGAGAAAAAATCGCTGCTGATCTGGTAATAAGTAATATGGATATGGTGAATACCTACCGCAAATTACTTACTAAGCACAAAGCACCAGAAACGCTGCTAAAACAACAAAAATCTAGCTCTGCACTTATTTTTTATTGGGGTATTAAAAAGACTTTTCCAGAATTAGACTTACATAATATTTTCTTTAGTAAAAATTACAAAAAGGAATTTGAGCTGATTGAAGAAGGTAAAGAGATTTACCACGACCCAACAGTTTATGTAAACATCAGCTCTAAATACAAAGCAGACGATGCGCCTGCTAACTCAGAAAATTGGTTTACCATGATTAATGTACCCAATAACCAAGGGCAAAACTGGAATCAATTAATAGATAAGGCAAAAGCTGCTATTTTAGAAAAGATTTCCAAAACACTACAAACTGATATAGCTCAATACATAGAAACAGAAGCAATTCTAGACCCAGTGCTCATAGAAGAGAAAACATCATCAGCGCAGGGAGCTTTGTATGGAAATAGCAGCAATACCACAATGGCTGCATTTTTAAGGCATCCAAACTTTTCGAGAAGGTATAAGCATTTGTATTTCTGTGGAGGGAGTGTGCATCCTGGAGGAGGAATTCCCCTTTGTCTGCTATCGGCAAAGATTACTGCCGATGTGATAGAAAAGTTTGAGTGA
- a CDS encoding electron transfer flavoprotein subunit beta/FixA family protein, producing MKILVCISHVPDTTTKIKFKENKLDEDGVSFIIGPYDDYALARAIEIKNDTNGTVTVLNVGTAVTEPTLRKALAIGADDAIRVDAEPTDALFVAEQITAIAKENGYDLILMGRESSDFNGGLVHGMVGEMLGWPSIAPCMKLELDGTTATLAREIEGGKETLEVSLPFVAGCQEPIAEWKIPNMRGIMMARKKPLNVVQPVGVDDVTEYKSFELPAEKAGCKLVDADNLDELVSLLKNEAKVL from the coding sequence ATGAAAATCTTAGTTTGTATTAGCCACGTGCCAGACACAACCACCAAAATTAAATTTAAAGAGAATAAATTAGATGAGGATGGTGTGTCATTCATTATTGGCCCTTATGATGATTATGCATTGGCAAGAGCAATCGAAATAAAGAATGATACCAATGGTACAGTAACAGTTTTAAATGTTGGAACAGCAGTTACTGAACCTACTTTAAGAAAAGCATTGGCAATTGGTGCAGACGATGCAATTAGAGTGGATGCAGAGCCAACTGATGCTTTGTTTGTAGCTGAGCAAATTACAGCTATAGCCAAAGAAAATGGCTATGATTTGATATTGATGGGTAGAGAGTCTAGCGATTTTAATGGTGGACTTGTTCATGGTATGGTAGGAGAAATGCTAGGTTGGCCATCAATAGCACCATGTATGAAATTAGAATTAGATGGAACAACAGCTACTTTGGCAAGAGAGATTGAAGGTGGTAAAGAAACTTTGGAAGTAAGCCTTCCATTTGTGGCTGGTTGCCAAGAGCCAATTGCCGAATGGAAAATACCTAACATGCGTGGTATTATGATGGCAAGAAAAAAGCCTTTAAATGTAGTTCAACCAGTAGGAGTGGATGATGTGACAGAATACAAGTCTTTTGAACTGCCAGCTGAAAAAGCAGGATGTAAACTAGTAGATGCTGATAATTTAGATGAGTTGGTTTCTTTGTTGAAAAACGAAGCTAAAGTGCTGTAA
- a CDS encoding electron transfer flavoprotein subunit alpha/FixB family protein, whose product MSVLVFVESDNGSIKSSSHEAVVYAKELGAGEVTAVAVGSISADELADLGKYGAAKVLHAADEKLNDNVIMATATIIAAAASQADASIVVMARSSLVDAVAARVAIKTGASVATNVVALPDTSAGFVVKRGVYTGKAFANVSLPSDKKVITIAKNTVSVEPAEGTATVEAFSADFGEKDFATSRKDVKKAEGDILLPEADRVVSAGRGLKGPENWGMIEDLAKTLGAATACSKPVSDMEWRPHHEHVGQTGIKISPTLYIAVGISGAIQHLAGVNSSKVIVVVNKDPEAPFFKAADYGVVGDAFDVIPRLNEALKKVL is encoded by the coding sequence ATGTCAGTATTAGTATTTGTAGAATCGGACAATGGCAGTATAAAAAGCTCTTCTCACGAGGCTGTAGTATATGCAAAAGAACTTGGAGCAGGTGAGGTTACAGCAGTAGCTGTAGGGAGCATTAGTGCCGACGAATTAGCAGACTTAGGTAAATATGGCGCTGCAAAAGTGCTTCATGCTGCTGATGAAAAACTGAATGACAATGTTATAATGGCGACTGCAACAATTATTGCGGCAGCAGCTTCTCAAGCAGATGCTTCTATTGTTGTTATGGCTCGCTCGTCACTAGTTGATGCAGTAGCTGCAAGAGTAGCAATTAAAACTGGTGCTAGCGTAGCAACAAACGTAGTAGCACTACCAGATACAAGTGCAGGTTTTGTAGTAAAAAGAGGGGTTTATACTGGTAAAGCTTTCGCAAATGTATCATTACCAAGTGATAAGAAAGTAATTACAATTGCAAAGAATACAGTATCGGTTGAGCCAGCAGAAGGAACAGCAACAGTAGAAGCATTTTCTGCTGATTTTGGTGAGAAAGATTTTGCAACTTCAAGAAAAGATGTGAAAAAAGCCGAAGGTGATATTTTATTACCAGAAGCAGATCGCGTAGTTTCTGCTGGTAGAGGTTTAAAAGGTCCTGAAAACTGGGGAATGATAGAAGATTTGGCAAAAACTTTAGGTGCTGCTACAGCATGCTCTAAGCCAGTATCTGATATGGAATGGAGACCTCACCACGAGCACGTAGGCCAAACCGGTATCAAAATTAGCCCAACTTTATATATCGCTGTAGGTATCTCGGGAGCCATCCAACATTTGGCTGGTGTAAACTCATCTAAGGTAATTGTAGTAGTAAACAAAGACCCAGAAGCTCCGTTTTTTAAAGCGGCTGATTATGGTGTAGTTGGGGATGCATTTGATGTGATACCAAGATTGAACGAAGCGCTAAAAAAAGTGTTATAA
- a CDS encoding SGNH/GDSL hydrolase family protein: MKSLLTYLLISFSIYSCNQKETAMLNPVPENIPEEQTPETTDTTKLSYLALGDSYTIGESVKVKERWPVILADSLINRAYDLGEPKIIARTGWTTDELQVAIKGEKITDTFSIASLLIGVNNQYRGYAIAQYEKEFKELLQTAIEFAGNDASKVFVVSIPDYSATPFAASSDKEKIAKEIDEYNQIAETICNKYQIKYFNITPISREADYDTSLVADDGLHPSGAMYNKWVKLFLDDVVDIIESN, encoded by the coding sequence ATGAAAAGTTTATTAACCTACTTATTAATTTCATTCTCGATATATTCATGTAACCAGAAAGAAACTGCTATGTTAAACCCTGTTCCAGAAAATATTCCAGAAGAACAAACACCTGAAACTACCGACACCACTAAATTGAGTTACCTTGCTTTAGGAGATTCTTATACAATTGGTGAAAGTGTGAAGGTGAAGGAGCGCTGGCCGGTGATTCTGGCAGATAGTCTTATAAACAGAGCTTATGATTTGGGTGAACCTAAAATAATTGCCCGAACAGGATGGACAACAGATGAACTACAAGTAGCAATAAAAGGTGAAAAGATTACTGATACATTTTCTATTGCATCACTCCTAATCGGTGTAAATAATCAATATAGAGGTTATGCCATCGCTCAATATGAAAAGGAGTTTAAAGAACTCTTACAAACGGCTATTGAGTTTGCTGGAAATGATGCAAGCAAAGTATTTGTGGTTTCTATTCCAGATTATAGTGCAACTCCTTTTGCAGCTTCTTCAGACAAAGAGAAAATTGCCAAAGAAATTGATGAGTACAACCAAATAGCGGAAACTATTTGCAATAAGTACCAGATAAAATATTTTAACATTACTCCAATTTCCAGAGAAGCAGATTACGACACTTCTCTGGTTGCAGATGATGGTTTACACCCTTCTGGTGCTATGTATAATAAGTGGGTGAAATTGTTTTTAGATGATGTGGTCGATATA
- a CDS encoding serine hydrolase domain-containing protein, whose translation MHTTTITKSNKLTRLVFILCSLATCFTTSQVYSQKAYFPAATGEWESITVKDAGANQKLLDEAINFANENEYSESKDLKQAILKGFEREPFHYLAGPVRERGGPAGLILKGGKIVASWGDVNRVDMTFSVTKSYLSTVAGLAFDAGLITSPEAKVADYVWDGTFQGRHNSKINWHHLLTQSSDWSGELFGMKDWADRPPREGDIDDWKNRQLNEPGTVFEYNDVRVNLLAYSLLNVWRKPLPMVLKEKIMDPIGASTTWRWYGYEHSFVTIDGLKMQSVSGGGHSGGGVFINTYDHARFGLLFLRNGNWNGKQLISENWISKAVTSSEANASYGYMWWLNKGDRKWEGVNDESIFYAAGFGGNFIVVDKSNDLVIVTRWLEPSKIGEMVAKVRAAF comes from the coding sequence ATGCATACTACAACAATTACTAAATCTAACAAATTAACTAGGCTTGTATTTATCTTATGCAGTCTGGCAACCTGTTTCACTACATCACAAGTTTATTCACAAAAAGCCTACTTTCCTGCAGCTACTGGTGAATGGGAATCCATTACGGTTAAAGATGCAGGGGCAAATCAAAAACTGCTCGACGAAGCCATCAACTTTGCCAATGAGAATGAGTACTCAGAATCGAAAGATTTAAAACAGGCAATTTTAAAAGGCTTCGAAAGAGAACCATTCCATTATTTGGCAGGGCCAGTAAGAGAAAGAGGTGGGCCAGCAGGACTTATTTTAAAGGGTGGTAAAATCGTAGCTTCTTGGGGAGATGTAAATCGAGTAGATATGACTTTTAGTGTCACCAAAAGTTATCTCTCAACAGTAGCAGGTTTGGCATTTGATGCAGGTCTAATCACTTCTCCTGAAGCAAAAGTTGCCGACTACGTTTGGGATGGTACTTTTCAAGGTAGACATAACAGTAAAATTAATTGGCACCATCTACTCACGCAATCTTCTGATTGGAGTGGTGAACTGTTTGGTATGAAAGACTGGGCAGACAGACCCCCAAGAGAAGGTGACATAGACGACTGGAAAAACCGCCAGCTCAATGAGCCAGGAACTGTTTTCGAATACAATGATGTGAGAGTTAACTTACTAGCTTATTCGTTATTGAATGTTTGGCGCAAACCTTTACCAATGGTTTTAAAAGAAAAAATTATGGACCCAATTGGCGCTTCAACAACTTGGCGCTGGTATGGCTATGAGCATTCTTTTGTAACTATTGATGGGCTCAAAATGCAGTCTGTTAGTGGTGGTGGGCATTCTGGTGGTGGTGTGTTTATTAACACCTACGATCATGCAAGGTTTGGTTTACTATTCTTGAGAAATGGAAACTGGAATGGCAAACAATTAATTTCTGAAAACTGGATTTCTAAAGCAGTTACCTCCTCTGAAGCCAATGCAAGCTACGGCTATATGTGGTGGCTTAACAAAGGTGACAGAAAGTGGGAAGGAGTTAACGATGAATCTATCTTTTATGCTGCCGGTTTCGGTGGTAACTTTATTGTAGTGGATAAAAGCAATGATTTAGTAATTGTAACCAGATGGCTAGAACCTTCTAAAATAGGCGAAATGGTTGCTAAAGTAAGAGCGGCCTTTTAA
- a CDS encoding DUF3820 family protein, producing the protein MEEQREILLQLTRMKMPYGKYEGRVICDLPANYLNWFANKGFPKGKLGVLLETMHEIKLNGLEYLLKPLRR; encoded by the coding sequence ATGGAAGAGCAGAGAGAAATTTTATTGCAACTTACACGAATGAAAATGCCCTATGGAAAGTACGAAGGCAGAGTAATTTGTGACTTACCAGCCAACTATTTAAACTGGTTTGCAAACAAAGGTTTTCCCAAAGGTAAGCTGGGAGTTTTATTAGAAACTATGCACGAAATAAAACTAAATGGCTTAGAGTATCTTTTGAAACCTTTGAGAAGGTAA
- a CDS encoding tetratricopeptide repeat protein: MKSHFNSLLVLSLSFLALTFSSCSKDEFEKGNELYASKKFDAAIASYSSYIDSHPKDARSYFNRARALEEQGKNEDALSDYQKAAQLDTYDPSYRMGSGMCNFQLGNYNQAIIDMNEVLKINPQSAQAFYIKGVALIKNGDVQGAMESYNNALRYDKNYGAAYFQRGVLKALSKKGGACEDLQKAKALGEDKASGAIKKYCS, translated from the coding sequence ATGAAATCACATTTTAATTCTTTATTGGTATTATCACTATCATTTTTGGCACTTACATTCAGTTCATGCTCTAAAGACGAATTCGAAAAAGGGAATGAATTATACGCGAGCAAAAAATTCGATGCAGCTATCGCTTCTTATTCTAGTTATATAGATAGTCATCCAAAAGATGCAAGAAGCTATTTTAACCGTGCGCGTGCATTAGAAGAACAAGGCAAAAATGAAGATGCACTTTCAGACTATCAAAAAGCTGCTCAATTAGATACTTATGATCCATCTTATAGAATGGGTTCTGGAATGTGCAATTTCCAATTAGGTAATTATAATCAGGCAATTATAGATATGAATGAGGTGTTGAAAATTAATCCTCAATCAGCTCAAGCATTTTATATAAAAGGTGTTGCCCTTATTAAAAATGGCGATGTGCAAGGGGCTATGGAAAGTTACAATAATGCACTTCGTTACGATAAAAATTATGGTGCTGCATATTTTCAGAGAGGTGTTTTAAAAGCACTTTCTAAAAAAGGTGGAGCATGCGAAGATTTACAGAAAGCAAAAGCATTGGGCGAAGACAAAGCTTCTGGTGCTATAAAAAAATATTGCTCGTAA
- a CDS encoding ABC-F family ATP-binding cassette domain-containing protein — MLDIQNLSFHYGSRALYDEASLHIKPKNRIGLIGLNGTGKTTLLKLINGDLTPDGGSISKSNECTIGFLNQDQLSYQSDDSILNVALQGFEQQLAIQKQIDKVLHKMETAYEEKLVDKLAHLQERFAVLDGYSIHSKAEEILEGLGFKTEELNQPLRTFSGGWRMRVMLAKLLLQKPSVLMLDEPTNHLDLPSIQWLESYLFNYEGAVIIVSHDREFLDRAVNMIVEVSDANLNVYSGNYTFYLEEKELRNEIQRNAFKNQQQKIKQTERFIERFRSKATKARQVQSKVKMLDKIDKIGDVVDEKVDMNIRFTFSQQPGKFIISLKDVAKSYGDKEVIKDTHITLERGDKIGFVGANGKGKSTILRIIAGTEDHEGVREPGYNVIKSFYAQHQLESLNVENEILQELKEAGSEKTEMELRGILGCFLFTGDDVFKKIKVLSGGEKSRVALAKTLISQANFLLLDEPTNHLDILSVNILIQALQNYTGSYLIVSHDRHFIANTANKIWYIEDQVVKEYPGDFYEFNKWFEKRQLEKQPEKPKQVNTEKPKKKEVSTKILPHEELNAKKKELKSTQRQLSKAEEEIEKLEVEIKSAEDEMAKPSVYGDPFKLSEINAAYEKKKASLATKNTEWDELAEKIETLEEEIGDQ, encoded by the coding sequence ATGCTTGATATACAAAACCTTTCTTTTCATTATGGAAGTCGTGCTCTGTACGATGAAGCTTCATTACACATCAAACCAAAAAATCGTATCGGGCTTATTGGCTTAAACGGAACTGGTAAAACTACTTTGCTCAAACTGATTAATGGTGATTTAACACCAGATGGTGGGTCAATCTCAAAAAGTAATGAATGCACCATTGGCTTTCTTAATCAAGATCAGCTTTCTTACCAGTCTGACGATAGCATCTTAAATGTAGCTTTGCAAGGTTTTGAGCAGCAATTGGCTATTCAAAAGCAGATAGACAAAGTGTTGCATAAGATGGAAACTGCATATGAAGAGAAACTGGTAGATAAGCTTGCTCACTTACAAGAGCGTTTTGCTGTGCTTGATGGATACAGTATCCACTCTAAAGCAGAAGAAATTTTAGAAGGTCTTGGTTTTAAAACAGAAGAGCTCAATCAACCACTAAGAACATTTTCTGGAGGTTGGAGAATGCGGGTAATGTTGGCAAAACTACTTTTACAAAAGCCATCAGTATTAATGCTCGATGAGCCTACTAACCACCTCGATTTACCATCTATCCAATGGTTAGAGTCTTATCTATTCAATTATGAAGGTGCTGTAATCATTGTATCTCACGACCGTGAATTTCTTGATAGAGCAGTAAATATGATTGTAGAAGTTTCTGATGCAAACCTGAATGTTTACAGTGGCAACTATACTTTCTATTTGGAAGAAAAAGAGCTTCGTAATGAGATTCAGCGAAACGCTTTTAAAAATCAACAGCAAAAAATAAAGCAGACAGAGAGGTTTATTGAGCGATTCAGATCGAAGGCTACCAAGGCGAGGCAAGTACAGTCTAAGGTGAAAATGCTTGACAAAATCGATAAGATTGGTGATGTTGTGGACGAGAAAGTCGATATGAATATTCGATTTACATTTAGTCAGCAACCGGGAAAATTCATTATTTCGTTAAAAGATGTTGCTAAATCTTATGGCGATAAAGAGGTGATAAAAGATACCCACATTACTTTAGAAAGGGGAGATAAAATCGGCTTTGTAGGTGCAAACGGAAAGGGTAAATCTACGATTTTACGAATAATAGCTGGAACAGAAGATCATGAAGGAGTTCGTGAACCGGGTTATAATGTAATTAAAAGTTTTTACGCTCAGCACCAACTTGAATCGCTTAATGTAGAAAATGAAATTCTACAAGAATTAAAAGAAGCAGGTTCAGAGAAAACAGAAATGGAGCTAAGAGGTATTTTAGGATGCTTTTTATTTACAGGAGATGATGTTTTCAAAAAGATTAAAGTACTTTCTGGTGGTGAAAAGTCTCGTGTGGCACTGGCGAAAACATTAATTTCTCAGGCAAACTTCTTATTACTCGATGAGCCTACCAACCACCTAGATATTCTTTCTGTAAATATTCTTATACAAGCATTACAGAATTATACAGGGTCTTACTTAATAGTTTCTCACGATAGGCACTTTATAGCTAATACTGCTAATAAAATATGGTATATAGAAGATCAGGTGGTAAAGGAATATCCGGGCGATTTTTATGAGTTTAATAAATGGTTTGAAAAACGCCAACTTGAAAAACAGCCAGAAAAACCAAAACAAGTAAATACAGAGAAACCTAAAAAGAAAGAGGTTTCTACTAAAATATTACCGCACGAAGAGCTAAATGCGAAGAAAAAAGAGCTTAAAAGTACACAAAGACAGTTGTCAAAAGCAGAAGAAGAGATTGAGAAACTTGAGGTAGAGATTAAGTCGGCAGAAGATGAAATGGCGAAACCATCAGTTTATGGAGATCCATTTAAATTGTCTGAGATAAATGCTGCTTATGAGAAAAAGAAAGCTTCGCTTGCAACTAAAAATACAGAATGGGACGAGCTAGCAGAAAAGATTGAGACTTTAGAAGAAGAAATTGGTGATCAATAA